GACAAATTAAGGTTGAAAAAGAATTAACAGTTGTTAAAAAAGTTGAAGATGATTTGTTAGAAATTGGTTTAAAAGAAGCGAAAGAAAAATATGGAGAACAAATTACCGTTGATGATAAAGTTTACGAACCAGTTAATTCGGAAGAATTTTCACGGTTAGCAATTTTTCAAGTCGGACAAATTATTAAGCAACAAATTAAAGAAGCTGAAAAAGATTCAATTTTTGATGAATATATTGTCCAAAAAGGGTATTTAATGACAGGAGTTGTTATTGCGGCGGAAGAAAAATATTTGTTAGTGGAAGTTGACCGCACCTTTGCTTACATTCCACGTCGAAACTTAATTTTTTCAGATAATTATGAAGTTGGCCAACAAATTACTTTTTTAGCAGAAGATATTGTTAAATCAAAAAATGCTGGGCAAATTACAGGTTCGCGAACAAGTAATGATTTTTTATATCGTTTATTAGAACGTGAAATTCCTGAAATTTTTGAACAAGTAATTGAAGTAAAAGCAATTGCGCGTGATCCTGGTCGCCGTAGTAAAATTGCTGTTTATAGTACTAATGAAAATATTGACCCAATTGGAGCTTGTGTTGGAAGCAAAGGAAGTCGAATTAATAAAGTTACAGCAGAATTACAAGATGAAAAAATTGATATTTGTATTTATGATGATAATAGTCAACAATTTATTATTAATTCCTTATCACCAGTAAAAGTAATTTCGATTACAACCAATGATGAAGGCAAAGAAGCTGATGTTGTTGTTCCTGATGAACAATTGTCGTTAGCAATTGGTAAGGGGGGAAGTGCTGCTAAATTAGTGGCCAAGTTAACAAAATGGAAACTAAACATTATGAGTTATAGTGAAGCGTTAACAAAACAAGTTGAAATTTTATGAAATGGAAATTTAACAAATGAAGAATTGGTGGCTTTACAAGTTAAATTAAAAGATAAAATTAAAGGAAAAGGAACAGCAACCCCACCAGTTGAAGTTGCTGTAGAATTACCAGTCGAAGAATTTGAAATTATTGAAGAACAAATGGCGGAAGAAACAATGATTATGAATGAAGATGAATATCAAGTTGATGATTTATCAGAAGCAGCACCAGAAGTATTAGTCGAAGAAATTCAAGAAATTGAAAAGAATATTTCTTATTTTGAAAATGAACAATTAGAAAGTCAAGATGAAGATGAAGAAATTGATTATGATGATTATGATGACTATTATGATCAAAATAAATAATTAATAAGGAGGGATCCGCGTGGCAAACCACAAACAAACACCATTGCGAAAATGTGTTGTTTCACAACAAATGTTACCAAAAAAAGAGTTGGTGCGGATTGTGAAAACTCCCAGTGGGGAAATCATTATTGATCCAACGGGGAAAGCAAATGGACGGGGGGCCTATTTGCGACCAACATTAGAGACTTATGAAAAAGCAAAAAAAAATCATGCCTTAGAGCGTGCTTTAAAAGTAAAGTTAACTGACCAATTTTATGAGATGTTATATCATGAAATTAATGAAGGGTGAGATTAAAAATGTTAAATCACAAAGGTTATAGTTATCTTGGTTTAGCAAAAAAAGCGGGAAAAGTAGTAACTGGTGCACTTTTATTAGCAGCAATTAAACAACAAAAAGTTTTTTTAGTGTTGAATAGTGTTGATGGGGGTGCAACCCAAGCAAAAAAATATGAACAAAAATGTTTTTATTATCATATTCCTTATTTTAAGTGTCTTGAGTCACCATTAACCCAGCAAGCATTAGGAACTGAAAATGTTAAAACCCTGGGGATTAGTGATCGTCATCTTGCACAAAGTTTACTTACTTTATTAACAAATCAGAAAGAATAAAAAAGGAGGAGGGACAGATGAATAATCAAAAAAATAATAAGCCAAATAAAAAATCATTAGCAAAAAATCAGCGTCATCGCATTCAATCGCAATTAAAAACAGTTGAAGCACATATCAATGAAGGGGTTTTTGTTTATGCGGAAGCCTTAACAATTGCTGAATTTGCCAATAAAATTAACAAACCAGTTAGTGAAATTATTAAATATTTTTTTACGAAAGGGATTATGTTAAATCAAAATACTTATTTAAGTGAAGAACAATTAGGAGAATTATGTTTAGAGTTTGGCTTAGATTTTAAACGTGAAAAATCAGTAACCCACGAAAATTTAATTGAGAGTTTTGAAGTTAATGATGATGATACATCATTAGAAAAACGCCCCCCAATTGTAACAATTATGGGTCATGTTGATCATGGGAAAACAACCTTATTAGATACAATTCGAAATACCAATGTTGTTAGTACTGAACATGGGGGTATTACCCAACACATTGGGGCGTATCAAATTAAAACTAAAAATGATGAGAAAATTACCTTTGTTGATACACCAGGGCATGAAGCGTTTACTCAAATGCGAGCACGAGGAAGTGCGGTAACTGATATTGTTGTATTAGTTGTTGCTGCTGATGATGGGGTGATGTTACAAACAAAAGAAGCAATTGACCATGCTAAAGCGGCTGAGGTGCCAATTATTGTCTTTATTAACAAAATTGATAAAGTTGGCGCAAACTTAGATAATGTGATGATGCAATTATCACAAGAAGATTTAACTCCCGAAGAATGAGGGGGAACTGTTCCGTATGTCAAAGGAAGTGCAAAACAAAAACAAGGAATTGATGAGTTATTAGATACAATTTTACTAATGGCTGATTTAATGGAGTTAAAAGCTAATCCTAATCGTTTTGCGTTAGGAACAGTGATTGAATCGCATTTAGATCGTGGGTTAGGGCCAGTCGCAACATTATTAGTACAATCAGGAACCTTAAATATTAAAGATGCCTTAGTGGCTGGTTACACCTTTGGATATGTTCGTGATTTATCGGATGAAAGCGGCAAAAAAATCAAAACAGCAGGACCATCAACCCCGGTTATTATTCATGGTTTAAGTGAAGTTCCAAATGCGGGAGATCGTTTTATGGTCTTTCGTGATGAAAAGTTAGCTCGGGAAATTGCCTTGAAACGAAAAGCAACAGATACTATTAATAAACGTTATAAAAATCAAGTCTTTTCGTTAGAAAGTTTATCTGCTCAAATTAAAGATGGGCAATTAAAACAAATTAACATTATTTTAAAAGCCGATACCCAAGGAACAGTTGAGGCTGTTAAATCAAGTTTACAAAAAATTAATATTCCAGGAGTAAAAATTAATGTCTTACGAGCAACTGTGGGGGGAATTTCTGAAAGTGATGTGACCTTAGGGTTAGCAAGTCAAGCCTTTATTGTTGGTTTTAATGTTCGTCCAACTGCGCATGTGCGAAAAAAAGCGGAAGATGAAGGGGTTGAAATTCGTTTACATACCATTATTTATAAATTAACTGAAGAAATTGTTGCTGCAGCTGAAGGAATGTTAGATCCTGAAATGGTGGAAGAAGTCTTAGGACAAGCTGAAGTTCGCCAAATTTTCCGTCATTCTGATATTGGGACAATTGCTGGTTGTCATGTTACTGACGGAGTGATTCCACGGAAATCACGGGTACGAATTTTACGAGATGGAGTAATTGTTTATGATGGTGAATTAGCTTCATTAAAACATATTAAAGATGATATTAAAGAAGCAAAAGTTGGGGCTGAATGTGGCCTAACGGTTAAAAATTATAATGACTTAAAAGAACAAGATGTGATTGAAGCATATATTGAGAAAGCTGTTACAAAGTAGCAGTTTTTTTATTTTTTGGTTTTTTTATGTTATTTTTGGTTGTTTTTGGTTAAAAATTAGTTATAATAAAGACGGTGAGATGATGTTAAAAGAATTACGATGAGAAAAAATTTTAGCTTGTTTAGATGAACAACACTTAGTGCTTGTTAATGACTTGATTATAAAGTTACAGTTATCACCGACAACCTTACGCCGTGATTTAACGGAAATGGAGCAACAAGGGTTATTAAAACGCGTCCATGGTGGAGTTAAACTGCAAAAGAGCCGTGAATTTCGGTTAGAAGAACAATTAAATGAAAAAATTCAGCATCATGCTGAAGAAAAATATTTGATTGCGCAACAAGCAGTTAAAAAAATCAAACCAAAGATGGGTATTTATTTAGATGCTGGTTCATCAACATTAGCGTTAATTAAGTTAATGCAACCAGCTGATGACTTAGTTATTATTACAAATTCCATTTTTCATGTTGAATTACTAGCTTTAGCGGGGTTTAATAATGTTTATGTCTTAGGTGGTAAATATAAACACCAAACGGGGGCTTTAATTGGGTGAGAAGCAGTTAGTACCTTACAAAAGTATCAACTTGATTGTGCTTTTTTAGGGGTTAATGGGATTAGTGGTGCTGATTTAT
This genomic window from Spiroplasma sp. SV19 contains:
- the infB gene encoding translation initiation factor IF-2, with translation MNNQKNNKPNKKSLAKNQRHRIQSQLKTVEAHINEGVFVYAEALTIAEFANKINKPVSEIIKYFFTKGIMLNQNTYLSEEQLGELCLEFGLDFKREKSVTHENLIESFEVNDDDTSLEKRPPIVTIMGHVDHGKTTLLDTIRNTNVVSTEHGGITQHIGAYQIKTKNDEKITFVDTPGHEAFTQMRARGSAVTDIVVLVVAADDGVMLQTKEAIDHAKAAEVPIIVFINKIDKVGANLDNVMMQLSQEDLTPEEWGGTVPYVKGSAKQKQGIDELLDTILLMADLMELKANPNRFALGTVIESHLDRGLGPVATLLVQSGTLNIKDALVAGYTFGYVRDLSDESGKKIKTAGPSTPVIIHGLSEVPNAGDRFMVFRDEKLAREIALKRKATDTINKRYKNQVFSLESLSAQIKDGQLKQINIILKADTQGTVEAVKSSLQKINIPGVKINVLRATVGGISESDVTLGLASQAFIVGFNVRPTAHVRKKAEDEGVEIRLHTIIYKLTEEIVAAAEGMLDPEMVEEVLGQAEVRQIFRHSDIGTIAGCHVTDGVIPRKSRVRILRDGVIVYDGELASLKHIKDDIKEAKVGAECGLTVKNYNDLKEQDVIEAYIEKAVTK
- a CDS encoding DeoR/GlpR family DNA-binding transcription regulator; amino-acid sequence: MMLKELRWEKILACLDEQHLVLVNDLIIKLQLSPTTLRRDLTEMEQQGLLKRVHGGVKLQKSREFRLEEQLNEKIQHHAEEKYLIAQQAVKKIKPKMGIYLDAGSSTLALIKLMQPADDLVIITNSIFHVELLALAGFNNVYVLGGKYKHQTGALIGWEAVSTLQKYQLDCAFLGVNGISGADLYTTDPDEAMIKAEVIKRARKSYVLADKSKFNVKSLVKFASQAEVKIITN
- a CDS encoding YlxR family protein, which produces MANHKQTPLRKCVVSQQMLPKKELVRIVKTPSGEIIIDPTGKANGRGAYLRPTLETYEKAKKNHALERALKVKLTDQFYEMLYHEINEGWD
- a CDS encoding 50S ribosomal protein L7ae-like protein, with translation MLNHKGYSYLGLAKKAGKVVTGALLLAAIKQQKVFLVLNSVDGGATQAKKYEQKCFYYHIPYFKCLESPLTQQALGTENVKTLGISDRHLAQSLLTLLTNQKE
- the nusA gene encoding transcription termination factor NusA yields the protein MIDGAKLLVTIDEIVSEKQISRDLILESIKEGIKKAYEKHFDPEATIIVDIDQKTGQIKVEKELTVVKKVEDDLLEIGLKEAKEKYGEQITVDDKVYEPVNSEEFSRLAIFQVGQIIKQQIKEAEKDSIFDEYIVQKGYLMTGVVIAAEEKYLLVEVDRTFAYIPRRNLIFSDNYEVGQQITFLAEDIVKSKNAGQITGSRTSNDFLYRLLEREIPEIFEQVIEVKAIARDPGRRSKIAVYSTNENIDPIGACVGSKGSRINKVTAELQDEKIDICIYDDNSQQFIINSLSPVKVISITTNDEGKEADVVVPDEQLSLAIGKGGSAAKLVAKLTKWKLNIMSYSEALTKQVEILWNGNLTNEELVALQVKLKDKIKGKGTATPPVEVAVELPVEEFEIIEEQMAEETMIMNEDEYQVDDLSEAAPEVLVEEIQEIEKNISYFENEQLESQDEDEEIDYDDYDDYYDQNK